The Arachis ipaensis cultivar K30076 chromosome B05, Araip1.1, whole genome shotgun sequence nucleotide sequence GAGGTTAAATTCTCATGGGTATATATCATCCATTTTATTGCTTGTGAATTTTCATTAACCTCTTAAGTCATAGCTGCTTTGCGACTTCAGTCATATTTTTCTCAAGACTTTTGCTGAGGATAGTACTTGTGTCTCATGTAGGATGAAGGAGTACAAGTGTCCAGATTTGTTGGCGGAGCATTACAAGCCATATGCCTGTCGCCTTCGTCAGTGGATATTACGGCACATTCTACTTGTTTTGCCTGTTTTTGCCATGGTATCCATCTCTTAAACGCATGATTAAATGCATGTATTTCTGTTATCAATGAGTAAACGTTAACAATATTGAGATCAAACAGCTTGTTTTATTGACAACTATGTTCTGGAATGTCCGGCGGAAACTACGCATTTCAAAAAGAGTGGAGGAGCTTTACAGCCAGGTATAGTGTagttttctttcctttttgtgaTTATTTCATGTTTTAGGAATGAATTTCCATTTCTTCTGGTTTTATAAGTGTGACTTTAGTTGTAATGAGCAATAATCTTGATTGAGAATTTAAGGTATCAGATAAATATATTTGAATAGAATTTCAGGTTAGCTATGGTTCTTATAATAGTATGGTATTAGTTAGAGGGAAGTTCTGTGTTTGGTTACAATAGGATTATGCATTTATTCTCCACTTGAACAGTTTGATATGTATTACAGTACTGTAGGCTTAGATGAGTGCAAAATTATCCTTGTATCCTGATTTTTGTTAAACATAGATTTCTGGGTGATGCAGTTTGCCACTGGTTCAGATGGAAAAATAATTCTATCGTATAGTTATGATGGactaaatttataaatatatccATGTGGTTTCTGTCCTTTGTAATTGTAATTATGGTTTATATAGTCTCTTATGTGCTATATAGAGGACTAGTTGTGACCTTTTTCTGATCCCATCTCTGTATCAACACCTTTATTGATTTAATAGGTCTGTGAAATACTTGAAGATAATGCATTGACGGCAAAGAGTGCGAACGATGAACGTGAACCCTGGGTTGTTGCTTCTAGGCTACGAGATCACCTGCTTTTGCCTAGAGAGCGGAAGGATCCTCTATTATGGAAAAAGGTAGTTATGGATTTATTTGGTCTTTTGGAGTTGGTTTCATGTGATTGTTTTGTATCTGATATTTTTAGAATAATTATTACAAAAATAGCAACATGGATCAAACTGATTCATTTGTCTGTATCCAGTTGCCTCCATGCTTCAGCGGATACTGGTTCACAAATTGACCTTGTTCATTGGAAGCAATATTAATTCTGATTGTGTCATCTTCTCTCTCCTCATTCTATTGACATAGGATGCAATATCGCAATCTTTGTATAGCTTCTGTTCACTAATATTTCTTTTGTCATCTGCTTGCTTTTGTCCTGTTATCAAATTAATATTTCTTTTGTCCTGCTTGCTTTTCACTAATAATTAGTTTAttataactttattttaattgcaGGTAGAAGAATTGGTTCAAGAAGATTCGCGAGTAGATCGCTATCCCAAGTTGGTGAAGGGTGAATCAAAAGAGGTTTGGGAATGGCAAGGTAAATCAGGATACTTGTTTGAGTTGTCAATGCAAACAAGATGttccaaataaaaataaattaagaattgGTTATTACTAGCCAAGTTTCTTTCATTATTCATCCACTTCTAGTAATATGGATTCATTAGACTACATACTGAAAATATTCCTTCCAGTATGATGAGCTGGACATTATCCTGATAGAAGTTTAATTCATTGCACTGGTCTGCCTAAAGCTGTATTCTGATTGACGATTCTGATTTTTCCTgccgtttttttttttgtattactaATTATACCTTTCCTTCCCCATAATTTACAGTTGAAGGCTCTTTGAGTGCCTCAAAGATGAAGAATAAAAGAGATGCAAGCAAAACGGCAGTCAAAGAAGGCATGAACCTTAACTATCAAAACCAGCCCATTATGAAAGCGGGTCAGTAATTACGTCGTTAGCATGTTTTGTAATCATGCTTGTTTTCTTATTATGGTTGGAATGATTTTGTTGTGCTATTAACTTAATGCAGAGCATAAGGAGCCACTGTTTTGATACAAAGTATTGTTTGTACTTTGTACAATAGAAGGTTGCATAAGATACGTTGTATATTCTTTACAGCAAAACATGGGGCAAATGTGCGGCATTGTTGTGTGTTTTTGTTCATGCAGTTCCAAAGCACTTACAATTTGTATGGTAGTATGTGCTGACTGCTGATAACTGAGGAAGAGAAATCAAGTATTCAAGTCCCTGAAACTGTGTGACCCTCGCGGGTCTTGGATAAATTCAACTGGGCATTTTTATCCTGGAAGACCTTGTTTGTAGGATATAGCTTTTCTTAAACATATTGAGACATACGAATTTAGATATAGCTTTTCTGGAAGAATGGCATCATATAATGTGGAAGAGTCCAGTGTAGTGATTAGTGAAGGTAGATTTTGAGGAATTGGCATCATAAGGTCAGGGACTTTTTAGCATTAGACTCCATTACTCTCAATtgatcccaaaaaaaaaaatgtttgatgTTCTCTCCCTCATGTTAATTTTATATAGACAAATGTTgtatggacatatagattggcaTCCGGATTGTTcttgttttttcttattttaaaagaTCTAGATATGGTTTAATATGCATACTAAAAATACTTGCAACCTTGTAAATTTGTCTTCTACGATAATGTAATGCTTTCCTAGCTAAATTTAGTT carries:
- the LOC107642630 gene encoding uncharacterized protein LOC107642630, with product MNRGRERKSKTSSPSLIPMGIEPPRDLLPSKHDFPKLLLVLAISTLVACCCNLFFTSFVNPSTKPFCDSNFIDSSHSFSDDCEPCPTHGECYAGMLECFKGYRKHRNLCVEDSEISESARKIVERVEFHLCEEYAQFMCYETGSIWVSEDELWNRLEPFGDVSSDNALYNFTKEKAIESIGKSLELRLNSHGMKEYKCPDLLAEHYKPYACRLRQWILRHILLVLPVFAMLVLLTTMFWNVRRKLRISKRVEELYSQVCEILEDNALTAKSANDEREPWVVASRLRDHLLLPRERKDPLLWKKVEELVQEDSRVDRYPKLVKGESKEVWEWQVEGSLSASKMKNKRDASKTAVKEGMNLNYQNQPIMKAEHKEPLF